In Eulemur rufifrons isolate Redbay chromosome 29, OSU_ERuf_1, whole genome shotgun sequence, one DNA window encodes the following:
- the LOC138377347 gene encoding large ribosomal subunit protein eL34-like — protein MVQRLTYWSRLSYNTASNKTRLSQTPGNRIVYLYAKRVGKAPKSACGVCPGRLRGVRAVRPKVLMSLSKTKKHVSRAYGGSMCAKCVRDRIKRAFLIEEQKIV, from the coding sequence ATGGTCCAGCGTTTGACATACTGGAGTAGGCTTTCCTATAATACAGCCTCTAACAAAACTAGGCTGTCCCAAACCCCTGGTAATAGAATTGTTTACCTTTATGCCAAGAGGGTTGGGAAAGCACCAAAATCTGCATGTGGCGTGTGCCCAGGCAGACTTCGAGGGGTTCGTGCTGTGAGACCTAAAGTTCTTATGAGCttgtctaaaacaaaaaaacatgtcaGCAGGGCCTATGGTGGCTCCATGTGTGCTAAATGTGTTCGTGACAGGATCAAGCGTGCTTTCCTTATCGAGGAACAGAAAATTGTGTGA